One Molothrus ater isolate BHLD 08-10-18 breed brown headed cowbird chromosome 4, BPBGC_Mater_1.1, whole genome shotgun sequence genomic window carries:
- the HNRNPDL gene encoding heterogeneous nuclear ribonucleoprotein D-like: MEDATEMSGGQEEFAEGSKINASKNQQDDGKMFIGGLSWDTSKKDLTEYLSRFGEVVDCTIKTDPVTGRSRGFGFVLFKDAASVEKVLELKEHKLDGKLIDPKRAKALKGKEPPKKVFVGGLSPDTSEEQIKEYFGAFGEIENIELPMDTKTNERRGFCFITYTDEEPVKKLLESRYHQIGSGKCEIKVAQPKEVYRQQQQQQKGGKSNSSGGRGGGRGRGRGQGQNWNQGFNNYYDQGYGNYNSAYSDQSYSGYGGYDYSGYNYPNYGYGPGYTDYSGQQSTYGKASRGGGNHQNNYQPY; the protein is encoded by the exons ATGGAGGACGCGACCGAGATGAGTGGCGGCCAGGAGGAGTTCGCCGAGGGCTCCAAGATCAACGCGAGCAAGAACCAGCAGGACGACGG GAAAATGTTCATCGGAGGCCTCAGCTGGGACACCAGCAAGAAGGACCTGACGGAGTACCTCTCGCGCTTTGGCGAGGTTGTGGATTGCACGATCAAAACAGACCCGGTCACTGGAAGGTCGAGGGGGTTTGGGTTCGTGCTCTTCAAGGATGCTGCCAGCGTGGAGAAG GTGTTGGAACTGAAGGAACACAAACTGGATGGCAAGTTAATAGATCCTAAAAGGGCAAAAGCGCTGAAAGGGAAGGAGCCACCCAAAAAAGTATTTGTTGGTGGGCTGAGTCCAGATACATCTGAAGAACAGATCAAGGAGTACTTTGGTGCTTTTGGCGAG ATTGAAAACATTGAACTTCCCATGGACACAAAGACGAATGAAAGGAGGGGCTTCTGTTTTATCACATACACAGATGAAGAGCCAGTAAAGAAGTTACTAGAGAGCAGATACCACCAGATTGGTTCAGGCAAG TGTGAAATCAAAGTAGCACAGCCCAAAGAGGTgtacaggcagcagcagcagcagcagaaaggagggaaaagcaatTCTTCTGGTGGACGTGGAGGCGGAAGGGGACGTGGACGGG GTCAGGGACAAAACTGGAACCAAGGATTCAATAACTACTATGATCAAGGCTATGGGAATTACAATAGCGCTTACAGTGATCAGAGCTACAGTGGCTACGGAGGCTACGACTACTCTGGGTACAACTATCCCAACTACGGATATGGGCCGGGATATACAGATTACAGTG GCCAACAGAGCACGTATGGGAAGGCGTCCCGTGGCGGCGGCAACCACCAAAACAACTACCAGCCCTACTAA
- the ENOPH1 gene encoding enolase-phosphatase E1, whose amino-acid sequence MGVLPVPAEVRAILLDIEGTTTPIAFVQETLFPYIKDNVKEYLRAHWEEEECQRDVGLLRKQAQEDSSLDGAVPIPLESGSGEEELERVIQAVVDNVHWQMSLDRKTTALKQLQGHMWRAAYATGHVKGEIFEDVVPAIRKWREAGMKVYIYSSGSVEAQKLLFGYSTEGDILELFDGHFDTKIGPKVESESYRRIAASIGCATNNILFLTDVPREANAAEEADTHVAVVIRPGNAGLTDDEKSYYSLISSFTELFLPSST is encoded by the exons atgggCGTGCTGCCGGTGCCGGCGGAGGTGCGCGCCATCCTGCTGGACATCGAGGGCACCACCACCCCCATCGCCTTCGTCCAG GAGACCTTGTTCCCTTACATCAAAGACAACGTGAAGGAGTACCTGCGCGCTCactgggaagaggaggagtGCCAGCGGGATGTCGGACTGCTGAGGAAACAG GCTCAGGAGGACTCCAGCCTGGACGGGGCCGTGCCCATCCCTTTGGAGAGCGGCAgcggggaggaggagctggagcgcGTCATCCAGGCCGTGGTGGACAACGTGCACTGGCAGATGTCCCTGGACAGGAAAACCACGGcactgaagcagctgcagggccacaTGTGGAGGGCAGCCTATGCCACCGGGCACGTCAAAGGAGA AATCTTCGAGGACGTTGTTCCAGCCATTCGGAAGTGGCGGGAAGCAGGGATGAAGGTCTATATCTACTCTTCAGGCAGCGTGGAAGCCCAGAAGCTTCTGTTTGGATACTCTACAGAAGGTGATATCCTAGAG cTCTTTGATGGCCACTTTGATACCAAAATAGGCCCCAAGGTAGAAAGTGAGAGCTACAGGAGGATTGCTGCCAGTATTGGGTGTGCCACCAACAACATCCTCTTCCTGACAGATGTCCCTCGAG AAGCCAATGCAGCCGAGGAGGCGGACACTCACGTGGCTGTGGTGATCAGACCGGGCAACGCGGGACTGACGGACGATGAGAAATCCTATTACAGCCTCATCTCGTCTTTCACCGAACTGTTCTTGCCTTCCTCCACTTAG
- the HNRNPD gene encoding heterogeneous nuclear ribonucleoprotein D0, whose protein sequence is MSDQQFALDSAAVAAGAGGSAAEPAEQPEGQAGAGSTDGGGGGGGGGVESEGAKIDASKNEEDEGKMFIGGLSWDTTKKDLKDYFSKFGEVVDCTLKLDPITGRSRGFGFVLFKESESVDKVMDQKEHKLNGKVIDPKRAKAMKTKEPVKKIFVGGLSPDTPEEKIREYFGAFGEVESIELPMDNKTNKRRGFCFITFKEEEPVKKIMEKKYHNVGLSKCEIKVAMSKEQYQQQQQWGSRGGFVGRARGRGGGPSQSWNQGYSNYWNQGYGNYGYNSQGYGGYGGYDYTGYNNYYGYGDYSNQQSGYGKVSRRGGHQNSYKPY, encoded by the exons atGTCGGATCAGCAGTTCGCTCTGGACTCGGCGGCGGTAGCGGCTGGCGCCGGGGGCAGCGCGGCGGAGCCGGCGGAGCAGCCTGAGGGGCAGGCGGGGGCGGGAAGCACCGAtgggggaggcggcggcggcggcggcggggtcGAGTCAGAGGGAGCCAAGATCGACGCCAGCAAGAACGAAGAGGACGAGGG GAAAATGTTCATTGGTGGCCTTAGTTGGGACACCACGAAGAAGGATCTAAAGGACTACTTCTCCAAGTTTGGTGAAGTTGTGGACTGCACTCTGAAGTTGGACCCCATCACCGGGAGATCGAGAGGCTTTGGCTTTGTGCTCTTCAAAGAGTCAGAGAGTGTGGATAAG GTCATGGACCAGAAAGAACACAAGCTGAATGGAAAGGTCATTGATCCAAAAAGAGCTAAagccatgaaaacaaaagaacctgttaaaaagatttttgttgGGGGCCTGTCTCCAGACACACCTGAGGAGAAAATACGGGAATATTTTGGAGCTTTTGGTGAG GTCGAATCCATAGAGCTCCCCATGGACAACAAAACTAACAAGAGGCGTGGATTTTGCTTCATTACTTTCAAGGAGGAGGAACcagtgaagaaaataatggaaaagaaataccaCAATGTTGGGCTTAGTAAA TGTGAAATAAAAGTAGCCATGTCAAAGGAACagtaccagcagcagcagcagtgggggagTCGGGGAGGATTTGTTGGAAGAGCTCGAGGGAGAGGTGGAG GCCCCAGTCAAAGCTGGAACCAGGGATACAGCAACTACTGGAATCAGGGGTATGGGAACTATGGTTACAACAGCCAAGGCTATGGCGGTTATGGAGGCTATGACTACACTGGTTACAACAACTACTATGGATATGGCGACTATAGCA ATCAGCAGAGTGGTTATGGGAAAGTATCTCGGCGAGGTGGTCATCAAAATAGCTACAAACCATACTAA